The DNA region AGCGCCTAAGGCTTTCTCTGAGACCGGGTGTGGCGCTTCCCATGGCCTCAGGCACGGTATGGCTCTGGAGAGAAGGGTGCGGAGTCGACGGGGTGAGCCCCGTTGCGTTCGGTGACGTGCTCGCGGTGCTTTGGGCGATGGGATGGAGGCGATTACCGCTGCGTGTACTCTTCGGCTTTTGGACTCTTTGAGGTACGTTCTGACGGCATGCGCATCTACTTTTCCGGCTCAATTGCCGGCGGGCGAAATGACTTGGCGACCTATGTGGCCATTGTTGCTCACCTCAAGGCGCAAGGCCACCAGGTGCTGACCGAACACGTGGCCAATCCCGGGGTGCTGGACCTGGAGCGGACGATTTCGCCGCAAGAGATTTTTGAGCGCGACATGGCCTGGCTGCGCGAGTGCGACGCCGTGGTGGCGGAGGTGTCCAATCCATCGCTGGGCGTGGGGTATGAAATCTGCCAGGCGACGCATCTCGGCAAACCGATCTTGTGCCTGCACCGCGCGGGGCTGTTCATCTCGCGCATCATCGTGGGCAATACGTCCCCATGCCTGCAGGTCCGGGCTTACCGCGATCAACGCCAGCTCCTTGCCGAGGTCGACAAGTTCCTGGCGGTGTTAGGAACCAAGAGGAGCAGCTGAGTAGTGCGTTTTCTCTTGGGAGATTCCTCCTCCGCACGCGGCATGCGCGGATTGCCGTCGACCGATGAAGAGGGTTGCTCGTGCGTCGGGTGATCCTCCATCTGGACATGGATGCGTTCTTTGCTGCCATCGAGCAGCTTGACCACCCCGAATTGCGCGGCAAGCCGGTGG from Calditrichota bacterium includes:
- a CDS encoding nucleoside 2-deoxyribosyltransferase, whose product is MYSSAFGLFEVRSDGMRIYFSGSIAGGRNDLATYVAIVAHLKAQGHQVLTEHVANPGVLDLERTISPQEIFERDMAWLRECDAVVAEVSNPSLGVGYEICQATHLGKPILCLHRAGLFISRIIVGNTSPCLQVRAYRDQRQLLAEVDKFLAVLGTKRSS